The proteins below are encoded in one region of Delphinus delphis chromosome 4, mDelDel1.2, whole genome shotgun sequence:
- the NDUFB5 gene encoding NADH dehydrogenase [ubiquinone] 1 beta subcomplex subunit 5, mitochondrial isoform X1: MAAMSLLQRASVSAVAALSGRRLDSRLVFGGFLTRDFPKTAAPVRHSGDHGKRLFIIKPSGFYDRRFLKLMKFYILLTGIPVAIGITLVNVFIGEAELAEIPEGYTPEHWEYFKHPISRWIARTFFDSPEKNYERTMAVLQVEAEKAELRLKELEVRSLMRARGDGPWYQYLTIDKTLIDHSPKATPDN, encoded by the exons ATGGCGGCCATGAGTTTATTACAGCGGGCTTCGGTCTCTGCAGTGGCCGCTCTGTCTGGCCGCCGCCTTGACAGTAGACTTGTATTCGGGGGCTTCCTCACCCGTGACTTTCCGAAGACTGCCG CTCCTGTGCGACACAGTGGAGACCATGGGAAAAGACTGTTTATCATCAAGCCTTCTGGATTCTATGACAGACGTTTTTTGAAATTAATG AAATTCTACATTTTGTTGACTGGGATTCCAGTAGCAATTGGCATAACTCTGGTGAATGTATTCATTG GTGAAGCTGAGTTAGCAGAAATTCCAGAAGGCTATACCCCAGAGCACTGGGAATATTTCAAG CATCCTATATCAAGATGGATTGCCCGAACTTTCTTTGATAGTCCTGAAAAGAATTATGAAAGAACAATGGCTGTCCTTCAAGTTGAAGCTGAAAAAGCTGAattacg GTTAAAGGAGCTGGAAGTACGAAGTCTAATGCGTGCAAGAGGCGATGGTCCCTGGTATCAGTATCTGACCATTGATAAGACACTTATTGATCATTCTCCAAAAGCAACTCCTGACAActaa
- the NDUFB5 gene encoding NADH dehydrogenase [ubiquinone] 1 beta subcomplex subunit 5, mitochondrial isoform X2 has product MAAMSLLQRASVSAVAALSGRRLDSRLVFGGFLTRDFPKTAAPVRHSGDHGKRLFIIKPSGFYDRRFLKLMKFYILLTGIPVAIGITLVNVFIGEAELAEIPEGYTPEHWEYFKVKGAGSTKSNACKRRWSLVSVSDH; this is encoded by the exons ATGGCGGCCATGAGTTTATTACAGCGGGCTTCGGTCTCTGCAGTGGCCGCTCTGTCTGGCCGCCGCCTTGACAGTAGACTTGTATTCGGGGGCTTCCTCACCCGTGACTTTCCGAAGACTGCCG CTCCTGTGCGACACAGTGGAGACCATGGGAAAAGACTGTTTATCATCAAGCCTTCTGGATTCTATGACAGACGTTTTTTGAAATTAATG AAATTCTACATTTTGTTGACTGGGATTCCAGTAGCAATTGGCATAACTCTGGTGAATGTATTCATTG GTGAAGCTGAGTTAGCAGAAATTCCAGAAGGCTATACCCCAGAGCACTGGGAATATTTCAAG GTTAAAGGAGCTGGAAGTACGAAGTCTAATGCGTGCAAGAGGCGATGGTCCCTGGTATCAGTATCTGACCATTGA